In the genome of Meles meles chromosome 16, mMelMel3.1 paternal haplotype, whole genome shotgun sequence, one region contains:
- the ZHX3 gene encoding zinc fingers and homeoboxes protein 3 has protein sequence MASKRKSTTPCMIPVKTVVLQDASAEAQPAEALPEGPQQELPPEAPASSSEAAPTSSSTDGPALANGHRGTLDGYSYSCKYCDFRSQDITQFVGHMNAEHPDFNKDPTFVCTECSFLAKTPEGLSLHNAKCHSGEASFVWHVAKPDNHVVVEQSVPESTCAPDIPSEPNAEGTDGQAEIIITKTPIMKIMKGKAEAKKIHTLKENMPSQPVGDTALPNPPAGETEAKEGDHPFVNGAVPVSQPATTSAKGPHAANGPLLGAVPVLPAGIAQFLPLQQPPPVHAQHHGHQPLPTSKSLPKVMIPLSSIPTYNAAMDSNSFLKNSFHKFPYPTKAELCYLTVVTKYPEEQLKIWFTAQRLKQGISWSPEEIEDARKKMFNTVIQSVPQPTITVLNTPLVANAGGVQHLIQAALPGHVVGQPEGTAGGLLVTQPLTANGLQAPSSSLPPAVTSVPKQPPAAPINTVCSNTASAVKVVNAAQSLLTACPSITSQAFLDASIYKNKKSHEQLSALKGSFCRNQFPGQSEVEHLTKVTGLSTREVRKWFSDRRYHCRNLKGSRAMLPGDPGAIVIDPGPEAPFSPAAAKAPEVPCVPPAATLAAPPSARRQAWHQTPDFTPTKYKERAPEQLRALESSFAQNPLPPDEELDRLRTETKMTRREIDSWFSERRKRVSAEDPRRADEGPGPDEEAVAAAEDEAGEGELVGDLRVPGEDGSLEGLSSHALAERKVSPIKINLKNLRVTEANGRSELPGPGACEPEEDGPGKPAEQPPGKASCKKTAQQRHLLRQLFVQTRWPSTQDYDAITAQTGLPRPEVVRWFGDSRYALKNGQLKWYEDYKRGNFPPGLLVIAPGNRELLQDYYGTHKTLREEDLQSLCDQTQMSSQQVKQWFAEKMGEDTRAVADTGGEDQGAGEPAAVHKGTGDAYAEVSENSELWEPGAPEASSEPFDTRSPQAGLQLETD, from the coding sequence ATGGCTAGCAAGAGGAAGTCCACCACCCCGTGCATGATCCCTGTGAAGACCGTGGTGCTACAGGACGCCAGCGCGGAGGCCCAGCCCGCCGAGGCTTTACCGGAAGGACCCCAGCAGGAGCTGCCCCCCGAAGCGCCTGCCAGCAGCAGCGAGGCTGCCCCGACCTCCAGCAGTACTGATGGCCCCGCCCTGGCCAACGGGCACCGGGGCACTTTGGACGGCTATTCGTATTCCTGCAAATACTGTGATTTCAGATCCCAGGACATAACTCAGTTTGTGGGACATATGAACGCAGAGCACCCAGACTTTAATAAGGATCCAACTTTTGTATGCACTGAATGCAGTTTTCTGGCAAAAACTCCTGAGGGCCTTTCTCTGCACAATGCCAAGTGTCACTCGGGAGAAGCCAGCTTTGTGTGGCATGTGGCCAAGCCAGACAATCATGTGGTCGTGGAGCAGAGCGTCCCCGAGAGCACCTGTGCTCCTGACATACCGAGTGAGCCCAACGCCGAAGGGACTGACGGACAGGCCGAAATCATCATTACCAAAACTCCAATCATGAAGATAATGAAAGGCAAAGCTGAAGCCAAAAAAATTCATACGCTCAAGGAGAACATGCCCAGTCAGCCTGTGGGTGACACGGCCTTACCAAACCCACCGGCTGGGGAGACCGAGGCGAAGGAGGGGGACCACCCCTTTGTCAATGGGGCGGTCCCGGTCAGTCAGCCGGCCACCACCTCGGCCAAAGGGCCACACGCAGCCAACGGGCCCCTGCTGGGAGCGGTGCCGGTCCTGCCGGCCGGCATAGCACAGTTCCTCCCCCTGCAGCAGCCGCCCCCCGTGCACGCCCAGCACCATGGGCACCAGCCACTGCCCACGTCCAAGTCCCTCCCCAAGGTGATGATCCCCCTGAGCAGCATTCCCACCTACAATGCCGCCATGGACTCCAACAGCTTTCTGAAGAACTCGTTCCATAAGTTCCCCTACCCGACCAAAGCGGAGCTCTGCTATCTGACCGTGGTCACCAAGTACCCGGAAGAGCAGCTCAAGATCTGGTTCACAGCCCAGAGGCTGAAGCAGGGCATCAGCTGGTCCCCCGAGGAGATTGAGGATGCCCGGAAGAAGATGTTCAACACGGTCATTCAGTCCGTTCCCCAGCCCACGATCACCGTCCTCAACACGCCCCTGGTCGCCAATGCCGGCGGCGTCCAGCACCTCATCCAGGCCGCCCTCCCGGGTCACGTGGTGGGGCAGCCGGAGGGCACAGCAGGCGGCTTGCTGGTCACGCAGCCGCTGACGGCCAACGGGCTGCAGGCACCCAGCTCGTCCCTGCCACCCGCCGTCACGTCGGTGCCCAAGCAGCCCCCCGCGGCGCCCATTAACACGGTGTGCTCCAACACGGCGTCGGCGGTGAAGGTGGTCAACGCGGCCCAGTCGCTGCTCACGGCGTGCCCCAGCATCACCTCGCAGGCCTTCCTGGACGCCAGCATCTACAAGAACAAGAAGTCTCACGAGCAGCTGTCCGCCCTGAAGGGAAGCTTCTGCCGGAACCAGTTCCCAGGGCAGAGCGAGGTGGAGCACCTGACCAAAGTGACCGGCCTCAGCACCAGGGAGGTGCGCAAGTGGTTCAGCGACCGCAGGTACCACTGCCGGAACCTGAAGGGCTCCAGGGCCATGCTGCCCGGCGACCCTGGTGCCATCGTCATTGACCCCGGGCCCGAGGCGCCCTTCTCTCCGGCGGCGGCCAAGGCCCCCGAGGTGCCCTGTGTCCCGCCAGCCGCCACCCTGGCAGCCCCCCCTTCCGCCAGACGCCAGGCCTGGCACCAGACCCCCGATTTCACCCCAACCAAGTACAAGGAGCGAGCTCCAGAGCAGCTCAGAGCCCTGGAGAGCAGTTTTGCACAAAACCCCCTTCCTCCCGACGAGGAGCTGGACCGCCTGCGGACTGAAACCAAGATGACCCGGAGAGAGATCGACAGCTGGTTCTCAGAGAGGCGGAAGAGAGTGAGCGCCGAGGACCCCAGAAGGGCCGACGAGGGCCCCGGCCCGGATGAGGAGGCGGTGGCGGCTGCCGAGGACGAGGCGGGAGAAGGGGAGCTGGTGGGAGACCTGAGGGTCCCCGGCGAAGACGGCTCCCTGGAAGGGCTCAGCAGCCACGCCCTGGCGGAGCGCAAGGTCAGCCCCATCAAAATCAACCTCAAGAACCTGCGGGTCACCGAGGCCAACGGCAGGAGCGAGCTCCCGGGGCCGGGCGCCTGTGAGCCCGAAGAGGATGGGCCCGGCAAGCCTGCCGAGCAGCCCCCCGGCAAGGCGAGCTGCAAGAAGACGGCCCAGCAGCGGCACCTGCTGCGCCAGCTCTTCGTGCAGACGCGCTGGCCCAGCACCCAGGACTATGATGCCATCACGGCCCAGACCGGTCTGCCGCGGCCCGAGGTGGTGCGCTGGTTCGGGGACAGCAGGTACGCCCTGAAGAACGGCCAGCTCAAGTGGTACGAAGACTATAAGCGGGGCAACTTCCCTCCAGGGCTGCTGGTCATCGCCCCTGGCAACCGGGAGCTGCTGCAGGACTACTATGGGACGCACAAGACGCTGCGGGAGGAGGACCTGCAGAGCCTCTGCGACCAGACCCAGATGAGCTCCCAGCAGGTCAAGCAGTGGTTTGCGGAGAAGATGGGCGAGGACACCCGGGCTGTGGCGGACACGGGCGGCGAGGACCAGGGCGCCGGTGAGCCTGCAGCCGTGCACAAAGGGACCGGGGACGCGTATGCGGAGGTGTCGGAAAACAGTGAGTTGTGGGAGCCCGGTGCCCCTGAGGCCAGCTCGGAGCCCTTTGACACCCGGAGTCCCCAGGCTGGACTTCAGCTGG